The Sphaeramia orbicularis chromosome 18, fSphaOr1.1, whole genome shotgun sequence genome contains a region encoding:
- the LOC115438225 gene encoding procollagen C-endopeptidase enhancer 2-like: protein MELRLWKLYLLVTLTLGWTEAQTQTNFTRPVFHCGGHLVTDSGIVASEGFPSHYKANSRCTWYITVPEGHVVMLSFRLFDMEADSTCRYDYLDVYNGHTRLVQKLGRFCGTFRPGALISTSNTMMLDMVSDDATGGRGFLAYFSAGKPHVEENQFCGGRLTKSQGSVQTPNWPNNDYPAGISCSWHISVEPSNVIEVRFEKLDLEPDTYCRYDYVALFNGGETDDSRRIGKFCGDRPPGTIVTNGNELLVQFVSDLSVTSDGFMAHYSSIPRGSRAPTAGGDFIYRPDTGSTSPKPTRRPSKPTKPTSRPTSRPTSRPTSRPTSRPTSRPTSRPTSRPTSRPTPRPTPRPRPGLLPKPTTKPLKPKVKLPLKPPPPRKPTPKPATKPTAKPKPAKPTPKPPAKKPTPKPGVKPGVKPTTKTRIKIIKPTMKPRVRVNPSRKPFIKPKATLKPAVRPVKPTPKSGLKPTTKPKVKPKATPKPELGKTVTKKPAVAKKPLPLNPLCTQVCKRTGTLQSSFCPHDFVITGKVTSVSAGPRGSASIEVSLIKAYKTGRLNITKSGPVMSVTLTSTCKRCPGITKGLNYVLMGNVDAQGNGLLTPSSFVLLYKPIHAKPLAALARKQC from the exons ATGGAGCTCAGGCTGTGGAAACTCTACCTACTCGTCACTTTGACGCTGGGATGGACCGAAGCTCAGACTCAGACCAACTTCACCAG GCCGGTGTTCCACTGTGGAGGACACCTGGTCACCGACTCGGGCATCGTGGCCAGTGAAGGCTTCCCCAGTCACTACAAGGCCAACAGTCGATGCACCTGGTACATCACT GTCCCAGAGGGTCATGTGGTCATGTTGTCTTTCCGCCTCTTCGACATGGAGGCCGATTCCACCTGTCGCTACGACTACCTGGACGTCTACAACGGCCATACTCGGCTGGTGCAGAAGCTGGGTCGGTTCTGCGGGACGTTTCGACCCGGCGCCCTCATCTCCACCTCCAACACCATGATGCTGGACATGGTGTCGGACGACGCCACGGGAGGACGAGGCTTCCTGGCGTATTTCAGCGCAGGGAAACCACATGTGGAAG AAAACCAGTTCTGTGGAGGTCGACTGACCAAATCACAGGGCTCCGTCCAGACGCCCAACTGGCCCAACAACGATTACCCAGCAGGCATCAGCTGCTCCTGGCACATCTCTGTGGAGCCAAGCAAC GTGATCGAGGTGAGGTTCGAGAAGCTGGATTTGGAGCCCGATACCTACTGTCGCTATGACTACGTGGCCTTGTTCAATGGGGGTGAGACCGACGACTCTCGGCGGATCGGGAAGTTCTGCGGAGATCGGCCGCCAGG GACAATAGTGACCAATGGGAATGAGCTTCTGGTCCAGTTCGTGTCCGACCTCAGCGTGACCTCAGACGGGTTCATGGCCCATTACTCCAGCATCCCTCGTGGTTCCAGGGCGCCAACAGCTGGAGGAGACTTCATCTACCGCCCCGACACAGGATCCACATCACCAAAACCAACCAGGAGGCCCAGTAAACCCACCAAACCAACATCCAGACCGACATCTAGACCGACATCCAGACCGACGTCCCGACCTACATCCAGACCTACATCCAGACCGACATCTAGACCTACATCCAGACCGACATCTAGACCTACACCCAGACCTACACCCAGACCTCGACCTGGCCTCCTGCCCAAACCCACAACAAAACCACTAAAACCAAAGGTGAAGCTTCCACTGAAACCACCACCACCACGTAAACCTACCCCCAAGCCTGCCACCAAGCCCACGGCTAAACCCAAACCAGCTAAACCAACACCCAAACCACCCGCCAAAAAACCCACACCTAAACCTGGAGTTAAACCCGGAGTGAAACCTACAACCAAGACGAGGATAAAGATTATTAAACCAACGATGAAGCCAAGGGTTCGAGTTAATCCGTCTCGTAAGCCTTTCATCAAGCCCAAGGCCACGTTAAAACCTGCAGTCAGACCAGTCAAACCAACGCCGAAGAGCGGACTGAAACCCACAACCAAACCCAAGGTTAAACCCAAAGCCACTCCTAAACCAGAACTCGGCAAGACGGTGACAAAGAAGCCTGCTGTGGCCAAGAAAC cgTTACCACTGAACCCACTGTGTACACAAGTCTGTAAGAGGACGGGAACGCTTCAGTCCAGCTTCTGCCCCCACGACTTCG TCATCACCGGTAAGGTCACGTCGGTGTCAGCTGGTCCCAGAGGTTCCGCCTCCATCGAAGTGTCACTCATCAAGGCCTATAAGACCGGACGCCTCAACATCACTAAGTCAGGACCAGTCATGTCCGTCACTTTAACCTCCACCTGTAAGAGATGCCCCGGGATAACGAAAG GCCTGAACTATGTGCTCATGGGAAACGTCGACGCCCAGGGCAACGGCCTCCTGACCCCGTCCAGCTTCGTCCTCCTCTACAAACCCATCCACGCCAAACCGCTGGCCGCTCTCGCACGCAAACAGTGCTGA